A single region of the Salvia miltiorrhiza cultivar Shanhuang (shh) chromosome 8, IMPLAD_Smil_shh, whole genome shotgun sequence genome encodes:
- the LOC131000374 gene encoding uncharacterized protein LOC131000374, whose protein sequence is MYNYWTVDYCVNSWMDICSLSGYNQFWPVKSTKTRSPSAAIDNNNFCRRLTVDGDGVPDGLSASAPTITKDAIMQVQELVLDRKMSNVKYQMEYGRIFNEQPYLAGSSKLTNNLDEEASMAVSITYADEMTSTFTGGFSLTGGCFRLYRSWRSLHRESNDYSQLLRNCDVRVGH, encoded by the exons ATGTATAATTACTGGACAGTAGACTATTGTGTTAATTCGTGGATGGATATATGCTCTTTAAGTGGGTACAATCAATTCTGGCCGGTCAAATCGACGAAAACTCGATCGCCCTCCGCAGCAATTGATAACAACAACTTCTGCCGGCGTCTCACCGTCGATGGTGATGGTGTGCCGGATGGTCTGAGCGCGTCTGCTCCCACAATCACAAAGGATGCAATAATGCAG GTGCAAGAACTAGTGCTGGATAGGAAGATGAGCAACGTGAAGTACCAGATGGAGTATGGCCGGATCTTCAACGAGCAGCCTTACCTGGCGGGGTCGTCTAAGCTGACCAACAACCTAGATGAGGAGGCTTCTATGGCAGTCTCGATTACGTACGCAGACGAGATGACTTCCACTTTTACCGGTGGCTTCTCGCTGACGGGCGGGTGTTTCCGCCTCTATCGAAGCTGGCGTTCCCTTCATCGAGAAAGCAACGATTACAGTCAATTACTCCGCAACTGCGACGTTCGAGTGGGCCACTGA
- the LOC131000372 gene encoding LOW QUALITY PROTEIN: pentatricopeptide repeat-containing protein At1g02370, mitochondrial-like (The sequence of the model RefSeq protein was modified relative to this genomic sequence to represent the inferred CDS: deleted 1 base in 1 codon), which yields MMVNLSRRLAAGDPALVRRFSTEVRAAAAPEQEDRLYRRLSALGRNTGMVARTINEYIREGRAVRKLELERCINELRKYKRHRDALEIMEWMEFRKFNFRQGNYAIRLDLIGKVKGIAAAEDYFNSLSPTTAVHCVYGALLNCYCKAKMADKALELFAKMVKDNMVVKPLPFNNLMSMYAGLGKHEKVLVLGEEMKKENIRPDTCTYNLLMNSHAHLNDIEGAERVFEEMKLENGKECNWTSYSNLANIYIKAGYQEKAKLALQNVEKEMGSHDREAYHFLISLYAGVSDLDSVHRIWKSLKSTLAIITNRSYLVVLQALGNLGDIEGMTKCYKEWECACSSYDVKLATAVIRAYLRHDMVDEAESVLEVAIRRSEGPFFYLWEQFMIFYLNKNQIKRALQIMETATSLTHKIKWQPRSDTIGKFLNYFEQESDVSRAEEFYHLMKKVNCVDSRLYKSLIVTYKTSGETMLDMCARMEGDGVEVSSEIEHLLASASPE from the exons ATGATGGTCAATCTCAGCCGTCGATTGGCCGCCGGGGATCCGGCGCTGGTCCGAAGGTTCTCTACGGAGGtgagagcggcggcggcgcccgAACAGGAAGACCGTCTGTACAGGAGATTGTCTGCTTTGGGGCGCAACACTGGAATGGTGGCGCGCACCATAAATGAGTACATACGCGAGGGCAGAGCCGTCAGG AAGTTAGAGCTCGAGAGGTGTATCAACGAACTCCGCAAATATAAACGACATCGCGACGCTCTCGAG ATAATGGAGTGGATGGAGTTTCGGAAGTTTAACTTCAGGCAAGGCAATTATGCAATTCGTTTGGATCTGATTGGAAAAGTGAAGGGGATAGCTGCAGCTGAAGATTACTTCAACAGCCTCTCTCCAACTACAGCGGTCCATTGTGTGTATGGTGCGCTTCTAAACTGCTATTGTAAAGCAAAGATGGCTGATAAGGCATTAGAACTTTTTGCTAAGATGGTTAAAGATAACATGGTAGTCAAACCGTTACCTTTCAACAATCTTATGTCCATGTATGCTGGACTGGGGAAGCATGAGAAGGTGCTTGTCTTGGGAGAAGAAATGAAGAAGGAGAATATCCGACCAGATACATGTACTTACAACTTATTGATGAACAGCCATGCACATCTGAATGATATTGAGGGAGCAGAAAGAGTTTTTGAAGAGATGAAACTGGAAAACGGGAAGGAATGTAATTGGACGTCGTATAGTAACTTGGCGAATATCTATATCAAGGCTGGATATCAAGAAAAAGCTAAGTTGGCTCTGCAAAATGTTGAGAAGGAAATGGGTTCACATGATCGTGAGGCATACCATTTCCTGATCAGCTTGTACGCTGGGGTATCTGATCTTGATTCTGTCCACCGCATTTGGAAGTCCTTGAAGTCGACATTGGCTATCATAACGAACAGAAGTTATCTAGTTGTGCTTCAGGCTCTTGGTAATCTAGGTGACATCGAAGGGATGACAAAATGCTACAAGGAATGGGAGTGCGCGTGCTCCAGCTATGACGTTAAGTTGGCCACTGCAGTTATCCGCGCTTATTTAAGACACGACATGGTTGATGAAGCTGAGTCGGTTCTTGAAGTCGCAATCCGTAGATCAGAAGGGCCTTTCTTCTATCTCTGGGAACAGTTTATGATCTTCTATTTGAACAAGAATCAGATAAAACGAGCTTTGCAGATCATGGAAACGGCTACATCCTTAACTCACAAGATTAAGTGGCAACCTAGATCAGACACCATAGGCAAATTCTTGAACTATTTCGAGCAAGAGAGCGATGTAAGTCGTGCTGAGGAGTTCTACCATTTGATGAAGAAGGTAAACTGTGTGGACAGCCGTCTCTACAAGTCGTTAATCGTGACGTATAAGACTTCCGGAGAAACCATGCTCGATATGTGCGCGAGGATGGAAGGGGACGGGGTTGAAGTAAGCAGTGAAATCGAGCATCTGCTAGCAAGTGCAAGCCCTGAATAA